In Vespa crabro chromosome 5, iyVesCrab1.2, whole genome shotgun sequence, a single window of DNA contains:
- the LOC124424117 gene encoding uncharacterized protein LOC124424117 isoform X1 — MVGNEEENIKEKFSYMHEIMPDFQKRTRLMVKNVRSVPEESATHVGRDIMTTKSLMGQYFVEFANNSSIHGFNHLVARHRHPLERFLVAIFILTALASLIFVSIISWYRYQYDAISIYWNHEYKLFKLAKPSFIICPLNVIQDSSFPETFKRYGIEDTPKARAFFHFLSNATYETMIDTPDYDDAPPGLWLRILSDLKKEFYYETTFIDKGIWIATENGICLSIGNLVLQYASLQDLLTNNWTVIPLPKYPPDPQDFEVDNKDMNDSNYIPSYTYNEDHGKTELVTTDAEVTLSILDPMDSYNYEFVKTRHHLQILEIQTVVLRILQADSTKSIYKLPIHRRKCGFPSDNGLELWPIYTYQMCMTECRSRIIRKKCGCYPHFLRRISDVPICNAAQLRCIGRIQRSESLNVKTSSCNCLVNCNQVSYLPEEIKITRFKNVSPLNTTSFKMTISFSKNKFKRKEWYTFGDFLGTFKKLINPFAFFIISIFKNILLFLIQHLLVELLVYSSVAAYYPSLKYYIMGLYICTFICNTINQTKPKLKIEYIMLLIN; from the exons ATGGTCGGGAACGAAGAGGAAAATATCAAAGAGAAGTTCTCTTATATGCATGAAATTATGCCGGATTTTCAAAAACGTACGAGATTGATGGTTAAAAATGTTCGGTCTGTCCCAGAAGAATCAGCTACACATGTCGGCAGAGATATAATGACTACAAAATCATTAATGGGTCAGTACTTCGTTGAATTTGCTAACAACTCAAGTATTCATGGATTTAATCATCTGGTAGCACGTCACAGACATCCGTTAGAAAG gtTCCTTGTAGCCATATTCATATTAACTGCTCTTGCaagtttaatttttgtttccaTAATTTCTTGGTACCGATACCAATACGATGCTATCTCAATATACTGGAATCATGAGTATAAACTCTTCAAGCTTGCTAAACCGTCGTTTATTATATGCCCACTAAATGTAATCCAGGATTCGAGCTTCCCTGAAACTTTTAAACG TTATGGCATCGAAGACACACCAAAGGCTAGAgcgttttttcattttttatctaatGCTACTTATGAAACTATGATCGACACACCTGATTACGATGATGCACCGCCAGGACTATGGCTTAGAATTTTGTCAGATTTGAAGAAggaattttattatgaaacaACTTTTATTGACAAAGGAATATGGATCGCTACAGAAAATGGTATATGTCTTTCTATAGGGAACTTAGTTCTTCAATATGCCAGTTTGCA AGATTTGTTAACTAACAATTGGACCGTAATACCTCTACCTAAATATCCTCCAGATCCTCAAGATTTTGAAGTGGATAATAAAGACATGAATGATTCTAATTATATACCATCATATACTTACAATGAAGATCATGGAAAAACAGAATTAGTGACAACTGATGCTGAAGTAACG CTTAGCATACTTGATCCAATGGATTCGTACAACTATGAATTCGTAAAAACTAGACATCATTTACAAATTCTTGAAATACAAACAGTTGTTCTTCGAATCCTGCAAGCAGACAGtacaaaaagtatatataaacttcCAATACATCGAAGAAAATGCGGATTCCCTTCGGACAATGGATTGGAATTGTGgccaatatatacataccaaaTGTGTATGACCGAATGTAGATCCcgtataattagaaaaaaatgcgGCTGTTATCCTCACTTTTTAAGACGTATAT ctGATGTTCCTATCTGTAATGCTGCACAATTGCGTTGTATCGGAAGAATACAGCGATCGGAATCACTTAATGTTAAAACATCTTCTTGTAATTGCCTCGTTAATTGCAACCAAGTCTCCTATTTACCGgaggaaattaaaataacgagatt CAAAAACGTATCTCCCTTGAACACTACGAGTTTCAAAATGACAATCAGTTTttcaaaaaacaaatttaaacgTAAGGAATGGTACACTTTTGGAGACTTCCTAGGTACGTTTAAAAAGCTTATAAATCCCTTTGCTTTCTTCATaatttcgatttttaaaaatattttattattcctaatccAGCATCTATTGGTGGAGCTGCTGGTTTATTCCTCGGTTGCAGCGTATTATCCTtcgttgaaatattatattatgggACTTTACATTTGTACATTTATATGCAATACCATAAACCAAACAAAACCTAAgctaaaaattgaatatataatgcTACTAATCAATTAG
- the LOC124424117 gene encoding uncharacterized protein LOC124424117 isoform X2 produces the protein MVGNEEENIKEKFSYMHEIMPDFQKRTRLMVKNVRSVPEESATHVGRDIMTTKSLMGQYFVEFANNSSIHGFNHLVARHRHPLERFLVAIFILTALASLIFVSIISWYRYQYDAISIYWNHEYKLFKLAKPSFIICPLNVIQDSSFPETFKRYGIEDTPKARAFFHFLSNATYETMIDTPDYDDAPPGLWLRILSDLKKEFYYETTFIDKGIWIATENGICLSIGNLVLQYASLQDLLTNNWTVIPLPKYPPDPQDFEVDNKDMNDSNYIPSYTYNEDHGKTELVTTDAEVTLSILDPMDSYNYEFVKTRHHLQILEIQTVVLRILQADSTKSIYKLPIHRRKCGFPSDNGLELWPIYTYQMCMTECRSRIIRKKCGCYPHFLRRISDVPICNAAQLRCIGRIQRSESLNVKTSSCNCLVNCNQVSYLPEEIKITRFKNVSPLNTTSFKMTISFSKNKFKRKEWYTFGDFLASIGGAAGLFLGCSVLSFVEILYYGTLHLYIYMQYHKPNKT, from the exons ATGGTCGGGAACGAAGAGGAAAATATCAAAGAGAAGTTCTCTTATATGCATGAAATTATGCCGGATTTTCAAAAACGTACGAGATTGATGGTTAAAAATGTTCGGTCTGTCCCAGAAGAATCAGCTACACATGTCGGCAGAGATATAATGACTACAAAATCATTAATGGGTCAGTACTTCGTTGAATTTGCTAACAACTCAAGTATTCATGGATTTAATCATCTGGTAGCACGTCACAGACATCCGTTAGAAAG gtTCCTTGTAGCCATATTCATATTAACTGCTCTTGCaagtttaatttttgtttccaTAATTTCTTGGTACCGATACCAATACGATGCTATCTCAATATACTGGAATCATGAGTATAAACTCTTCAAGCTTGCTAAACCGTCGTTTATTATATGCCCACTAAATGTAATCCAGGATTCGAGCTTCCCTGAAACTTTTAAACG TTATGGCATCGAAGACACACCAAAGGCTAGAgcgttttttcattttttatctaatGCTACTTATGAAACTATGATCGACACACCTGATTACGATGATGCACCGCCAGGACTATGGCTTAGAATTTTGTCAGATTTGAAGAAggaattttattatgaaacaACTTTTATTGACAAAGGAATATGGATCGCTACAGAAAATGGTATATGTCTTTCTATAGGGAACTTAGTTCTTCAATATGCCAGTTTGCA AGATTTGTTAACTAACAATTGGACCGTAATACCTCTACCTAAATATCCTCCAGATCCTCAAGATTTTGAAGTGGATAATAAAGACATGAATGATTCTAATTATATACCATCATATACTTACAATGAAGATCATGGAAAAACAGAATTAGTGACAACTGATGCTGAAGTAACG CTTAGCATACTTGATCCAATGGATTCGTACAACTATGAATTCGTAAAAACTAGACATCATTTACAAATTCTTGAAATACAAACAGTTGTTCTTCGAATCCTGCAAGCAGACAGtacaaaaagtatatataaacttcCAATACATCGAAGAAAATGCGGATTCCCTTCGGACAATGGATTGGAATTGTGgccaatatatacataccaaaTGTGTATGACCGAATGTAGATCCcgtataattagaaaaaaatgcgGCTGTTATCCTCACTTTTTAAGACGTATAT ctGATGTTCCTATCTGTAATGCTGCACAATTGCGTTGTATCGGAAGAATACAGCGATCGGAATCACTTAATGTTAAAACATCTTCTTGTAATTGCCTCGTTAATTGCAACCAAGTCTCCTATTTACCGgaggaaattaaaataacgagatt CAAAAACGTATCTCCCTTGAACACTACGAGTTTCAAAATGACAATCAGTTTttcaaaaaacaaatttaaacgTAAGGAATGGTACACTTTTGGAGACTTCCTAG CATCTATTGGTGGAGCTGCTGGTTTATTCCTCGGTTGCAGCGTATTATCCTtcgttgaaatattatattatgggACTTTACATTTGTACATTTATATGCAATACCATAAACCAAACAAAACCTAA
- the LOC124424297 gene encoding uncharacterized protein LOC124424297 isoform X2 produces MENNEEDVRHFKEIYKRKPCFTKSIAHYHAYPNYASGDPYLRCEHSMKHNVNQMDSYGRKKKSKTHRCPPCHCQLNFKRTSSKKRDIDNIEAIFKKTEHIFDNALTNGGVKKSYSIPLSPKLDPRCHRTHYSKKISNNYHRQKEHRNEEEDEKFTTIIDDIINKGVENECYNKYPNLPPINMSTKDCHWKNDQLLQDIQDYSEPDSDFFDKCERYHRSKRCDSSMGEFESNLKKKESDLEYRQYLKQQYHELDQLKYTSRLCGKLKNIDDQQCKEDDLSNIEQTERKKKSNFPKDETRRKKKEHHFNNELQCIDAKSSKGPLVSMSNNKNVPEQRNDKTVQQIEVSTSYHCIDGETDGDVDDFLEDEKLCRELKNISYLKPCRISTIVKNKKVTKSFEGTTCDEKEINEKIENSDVVEKSDQLEEDLDLHAKRSG; encoded by the exons atg gAGAACAACGAGGAAGATGTTCGTCATTTTAAAGagatatacaaaagaaaaccTTGCTTTACAAAATCGATCGCTCATTATCATGCTTATCCAAATTATGCTTCCGGCGATCCTTACTTACGATGCGAACATTCAATGAAACACAACGTCAACCAGATGGATTCTTATGGGcgtaaaaagaaatctaaaaCGCATCGTTGTCCTCCCTGTCATTGTCAgcttaattttaaaagaacatCATCCAAAAAGAG GGACATTGATAACATCGAGgcaatttttaagaaaactGAGCATATATTTGACAATGCATTGACAAACGGTGGTGTAAAGAAATCGTATAGCATTCCTCTCTCACCAAAATTAGATCCACGTTGTCATCGTACTCATTATtccaaaaaaatatcgaataattatcATCGACAAAAGGAGcatagaaacgaagaagaggatgaaaaGTTCACGACGATAATTgatgatatcattaataaaggTGTCGAGAATGAATGTTATAACAAGTATCCGAATCTTCCGCCAATTAATATGTCGACGAAGGATTGTCATTGGAAGAACGATCAG tTATTACAAGACATACAAGATTATTCTGAACCGGACAGtgatttttttgataaatgtgAAAGATATCATCGATCAAAGAGATGTGACAGTTCTATGGGAGAATTTGAAtcgaatttgaagaaaaaagaaagcgacCTAGAATATAGGCAGTATTTGAAACAACAGTATCATGAGCTTGATCAGTTGAAGTACACTTCTCGTTTATGTGGGAAATTGAAGAATATCGATGATCAGCAATGCAAAGAAGATGATTTGTCGAACATCGaacaaacagagagaaagaaaaaatcgaattttCCCAAGGATGAgacgagaaggaagaagaaggaacatCATTTCAATAACGAATTGCAATGTATTGATGCAAAATCTTCTAAGGGGCCCCTAGTTTCgatgagtaataataagaatgtgcCAGAgcag AGAAACGATAAAACTGTTCAACAAATAGAAGTTAGCACCAGCTATCATTGCATAGATGGAGAAACGGATGGTGACGTCGATGATTTTTTGGAGGATGAAAAATTATGTAGAGAATTGAAGAATATTTCTTACTTGAAACCCTGTCGTATATCAACCATTgtcaaaaataagaaagttaCGAAATCATTCGAGGGAACGACTTgtgacgaaaaagaaattaacgagaAAATCGAGAATTCTGACGTTGTTGAGAAAAGTGATCAGCTTGAGGAGGATCTCGATCTTCACGCCA